A window of the Thermus thermamylovorans genome harbors these coding sequences:
- a CDS encoding transglycosylase domain-containing protein has protein sequence MRALRLALLLLAGLLAGAGLALGYLAYAHTRDLPDLSQLDRLRLTATSTLYARDGTPLAQIASVEEGRAIRRGLVRLGEVSPAAVAALVFSEDRRFFGHYGVDLVRLFGALYAILRGDLQGGSTITTQVLKNTLLRDLAQDRSLERKFKEWVLALEVERRYTKAEILEMYLNVVPWGGNAVGIKGAAEAYFGKDPAALTLAEGLYLASLVPAPNARYADLKGVRGRMRFLLDQMVAEGWVSPEAAEAAWREPIAPRGWRVRYDEEGNLLEAELVDPEARILRQLDYRMAPHFVLEVRRFLEARFGREKVYGQGGLRVYTTLDPAMQRAAEAAARNARLPDGAELALVGLDPETGEVLALVGGVRREGDEYNRATRALRNPGSAVKPLVYATAFEAGWTQATPVPDRPLEFPDPSQPGGIWRPRNFSGTFLNREVTLRQAHNLSLNLPAVYTAQAVGVERVAEKLAQAGFAVRYPTLAIAIGGASVTPVDLAAAYAAFANGGYRVTPLFVKRVEDAQGRVLFEARPERRRLFDPLAAYQGWDLLKGFVYDLGERGLGHRARVPGRVVGGKTGTTNEARDLWFAGVTRGLSAVVWVGRDDNQPLRMGGREPSSSVVNPPIWRDFVTEALRGRPGGDFPPPPGLVRVRVDLASGLPAEGGVEVLVPEGRVPQAPSPPAQGPEGLLGEGGLVPEPPIP, from the coding sequence GTGCGGGCCCTGCGTCTGGCCCTTCTCCTCCTGGCCGGCCTCCTGGCCGGGGCGGGGCTGGCTTTGGGCTACCTGGCCTACGCCCACACCCGCGACCTCCCCGACCTCTCCCAGCTGGACCGGCTCCGCCTCACCGCCACCTCCACCCTCTACGCCCGGGACGGTACCCCCCTGGCCCAGATCGCCAGCGTGGAGGAGGGGCGGGCCATCCGCCGCGGCCTGGTGCGCCTCGGGGAGGTTTCCCCGGCGGCGGTGGCCGCCCTGGTCTTCTCCGAGGACCGCCGCTTCTTCGGGCACTACGGGGTGGACCTCGTGCGGCTCTTTGGTGCCCTCTACGCCATCCTGCGGGGGGATCTCCAGGGGGGGAGCACCATCACCACCCAGGTCCTGAAGAACACCCTCCTCCGCGACCTGGCCCAGGACCGCTCCCTGGAGCGCAAGTTCAAGGAGTGGGTCCTGGCCCTGGAGGTGGAGCGGCGCTACACCAAGGCGGAGATCCTGGAGATGTACCTGAACGTGGTCCCCTGGGGGGGCAACGCCGTGGGGATCAAGGGGGCAGCGGAGGCTTACTTCGGCAAGGACCCCGCGGCCCTCACCTTGGCCGAGGGCCTCTACCTGGCCTCCCTGGTGCCCGCTCCCAACGCCCGTTACGCCGACCTCAAGGGGGTGCGGGGGCGGATGCGCTTCCTCCTGGACCAGATGGTGGCCGAGGGCTGGGTGAGCCCCGAGGCGGCGGAGGCCGCCTGGCGGGAGCCCATCGCCCCTAGGGGGTGGCGGGTCCGTTACGACGAGGAGGGGAACCTCCTGGAGGCCGAGCTGGTGGACCCCGAGGCCCGGATCCTGCGGCAGCTGGACTACCGCATGGCCCCCCACTTCGTTCTGGAGGTGCGCCGCTTTCTGGAGGCCCGCTTCGGCCGGGAGAAGGTCTACGGCCAGGGGGGGCTGCGGGTCTACACCACCCTGGACCCCGCCATGCAGCGGGCGGCGGAGGCCGCGGCCCGGAACGCGCGGCTGCCCGACGGGGCGGAGCTGGCCCTGGTGGGCCTGGACCCCGAGACCGGGGAGGTCCTGGCCCTGGTGGGGGGGGTGCGCCGGGAGGGGGACGAGTACAACCGGGCCACCCGGGCCCTCCGGAACCCGGGGAGCGCGGTGAAGCCCTTGGTCTACGCCACCGCCTTCGAGGCGGGCTGGACCCAGGCCACCCCCGTGCCCGATCGCCCCCTGGAGTTTCCCGACCCCAGCCAGCCCGGGGGGATCTGGCGGCCCCGGAACTTCTCCGGTACCTTCCTGAACCGGGAGGTCACCCTGCGCCAGGCCCACAACCTCTCCCTCAACCTGCCCGCGGTGTACACCGCCCAGGCGGTGGGGGTGGAGCGGGTGGCGGAGAAGCTGGCCCAGGCGGGGTTCGCCGTGCGCTACCCCACCCTGGCCATCGCCATCGGGGGGGCCTCCGTCACCCCGGTGGATCTGGCGGCGGCCTACGCCGCCTTCGCCAACGGGGGCTACCGGGTGACCCCCCTCTTCGTCAAGCGGGTGGAGGACGCCCAGGGCCGGGTCCTCTTCGAGGCCCGGCCCGAGCGGCGCCGCCTCTTCGACCCCCTGGCCGCCTACCAGGGCTGGGACCTCCTGAAGGGCTTTGTCTACGACCTGGGGGAGCGGGGCCTGGGCCACCGGGCCCGGGTGCCCGGCCGGGTGGTGGGGGGGAAGACGGGGACCACCAACGAGGCCCGCGACCTCTGGTTTGCCGGGGTCACCCGGGGGCTTTCCGCGGTGGTCTGGGTGGGGCGGGACGACAACCAGCCCCTCCGGATGGGGGGGAGGGAGCCCTCGAGCTCCGTGGTCAACCCCCCCATCTGGCGGGACTTCGTGACCGAGGCCCTGCGGGGCCGCCCCGGGGGGGATTTCCCCCCACCGCCGGGCCTGGTGCGGGTGCGGGTGGACCTGGCCTCCGGCCTCCCCGCGGAAGGAGGGGTGGAGGTCCTGGTCCCCGAGGGCCGGGTGCCCCAGGCCCCCTCCCCTCCGGCCCAGGGGCCGGAGGGGCTTCTGGGGGAGGGAGGGCTTGTCCCGGAGCCCCCCATCCCTTAA
- a CDS encoding fructosamine kinase family protein, whose amino-acid sequence MGPGELLRQARLEAKGPAQPLHGGGIARVYRVGPYAVKLAEGAPPGLFPAEAKGLAALAARGVRVPRVFHVGEEGLVLEYLPEGPTDWEALAGMLAQLHRRREARYWAEPGFLGTFPLPGREGGDWTEFFFLRCVEPLLEATWGRLGGLGPRVEALYRRPLPAEGPAPLHGDLWHGNLRFAPEGPALLDPSFFVGERGVDLAMMRLFGGFPQAFWRAYRALYPLPEEVERALPRYGVYYLLAHVHFFGEGYLGPLWKAISDS is encoded by the coding sequence ATGGGGCCCGGGGAGCTCCTCCGGCAGGCGAGGCTTGAGGCCAAAGGCCCTGCCCAGCCCCTCCACGGGGGGGGGATCGCCCGGGTGTACCGGGTGGGGCCCTACGCGGTGAAGCTGGCCGAGGGGGCGCCTCCCGGCCTCTTCCCCGCCGAGGCCAAGGGCCTCGCCGCCCTGGCGGCTAGGGGGGTGCGGGTGCCCCGGGTCTTCCACGTCGGGGAGGAGGGTCTGGTGCTGGAGTACCTGCCGGAGGGCCCCACGGACTGGGAAGCCCTGGCGGGGATGCTGGCCCAGCTGCACCGCAGGCGGGAGGCCCGCTACTGGGCGGAGCCGGGTTTCCTGGGCACCTTCCCCTTGCCGGGCCGGGAAGGGGGGGACTGGACGGAGTTCTTCTTCCTGCGGTGCGTGGAGCCCCTCCTCGAGGCCACCTGGGGGCGCCTAGGGGGGCTCGGACCCCGGGTGGAGGCCCTCTACCGGAGGCCTCTTCCCGCCGAGGGCCCGGCCCCCCTCCACGGGGACCTCTGGCACGGCAACCTGCGCTTCGCTCCCGAAGGTCCCGCCCTCCTAGACCCCTCCTTCTTCGTGGGGGAGCGGGGGGTGGACCTGGCCATGATGCGCCTCTTCGGGGGGTTCCCCCAGGCCTTCTGGCGGGCCTACCGGGCGCTTTACCCCTTGCCGGAGGAGGTGGAAAGGGCCCTGCCCCGCTACGGGGTCTACTACCTCCTGGCCCACGTGCACTTCTTCGGGGAGGGGTACCTCGGTCCTCTATGGAAGGCGATTTCCGACTCCTAG
- a CDS encoding low molecular weight protein-tyrosine-phosphatase yields the protein MDRKVRVLFVCLGNICRSPLAEGAFRKLLRERGLQGRFEVDSAGTGAWHRGEAMDPRARKVLEEEGAYFPHVARQITREDALRYDHILAMDRENLREVLRRFPEARGKVRLLLDYLGGGEVPDPYYGDLQDCREAYWTVEAACRAFLAHLEGDGARGAPPAGEA from the coding sequence ATGGACCGAAAGGTGCGGGTGCTCTTCGTCTGCCTGGGCAACATCTGCCGCAGCCCCCTGGCCGAGGGGGCCTTCCGCAAGCTCCTCCGGGAGCGAGGCCTCCAGGGCCGCTTCGAGGTGGACTCCGCGGGCACCGGGGCCTGGCACCGGGGGGAGGCCATGGACCCCCGGGCCCGGAAGGTGCTGGAGGAGGAGGGGGCCTACTTCCCCCACGTGGCCCGGCAGATCACCCGGGAGGACGCCCTCCGCTACGACCACATCCTGGCCATGGACCGGGAGAACCTGAGGGAGGTGCTCCGGCGCTTCCCCGAGGCCCGGGGCAAGGTCCGGCTCCTCCTGGACTACCTGGGCGGAGGGGAGGTGCCTGACCCCTACTACGGGGACCTGCAGGACTGCCGCGAAGCCTACTGGACGGTGGAGGCCGCCTGCCGGGCATTTTTGGCGCACCTGGAGGGGGATGGGGCCCGGGGAGCTCCTCCGGCAGGCGAGGCTTGA
- a CDS encoding DUF4388 domain-containing protein, which produces MEGDFRLLGPIDLLQLLAQGGRTGVFQVEAGGERGEVYLERGKPVHAAFRGRVGEEALLAVLALKEGRFRFLPAVRPPVGSLEGPLEAYLLRAVRHLDEGAEVGPFDLVRPAPRAQALRATLDPAEGALLLALGPGKSPLDLAAEGPLPLGEVLRRLGHLARLRLVEVAPRVPRTARLQVALGHKGAQVEALLLRAWQGHYGPFRQVRVRGQGPGEVALAVEGIEGLGVALRLSPELLLFHGLRVGEEVWVWPEV; this is translated from the coding sequence ATGGAAGGCGATTTCCGACTCCTAGGCCCCATCGACCTCCTGCAGCTCCTCGCCCAGGGGGGGAGGACGGGGGTCTTCCAGGTGGAGGCCGGGGGGGAGCGGGGGGAGGTCTATCTGGAACGGGGGAAGCCCGTCCACGCCGCCTTTCGGGGGCGGGTGGGGGAGGAGGCCCTCCTCGCGGTTTTGGCCCTGAAGGAAGGGCGGTTCCGCTTCCTGCCCGCCGTGAGGCCCCCGGTGGGCTCCCTGGAAGGGCCCCTGGAGGCCTACCTGCTTCGGGCGGTGCGCCATCTGGACGAGGGGGCGGAGGTGGGGCCCTTCGACCTGGTGCGGCCGGCCCCCAGGGCCCAGGCCCTGCGGGCCACCCTTGACCCGGCGGAGGGGGCCCTCCTCCTGGCCCTGGGCCCTGGGAAAAGCCCCCTGGACCTGGCCGCGGAGGGCCCCCTCCCCCTGGGGGAGGTCCTCCGGCGCCTGGGGCACCTGGCCCGCCTGCGCCTGGTGGAGGTCGCGCCCCGGGTGCCCCGCACCGCCCGGCTCCAGGTGGCCCTGGGGCACAAGGGGGCCCAGGTGGAGGCCCTGCTCCTGAGGGCTTGGCAGGGGCACTACGGCCCTTTCCGCCAGGTGCGGGTCAGGGGTCAGGGCCCGGGGGAGGTGGCCTTGGCGGTGGAGGGGATAGAGGGGCTGGGGGTGGCCCTTCGGCTCTCCCCGGAACTTCTCCTCTTCCACGGCCTCCGGGTGGGGGAGGAGGTCTGGGTGTGGCCGGAGGTCTGA
- the deoC gene encoding deoxyribose-phosphate aldolase, which produces MDLAAHIDHTLLKPTATPEEVLKAAEEALAHGFFGLCIPPSYVDLVRERYPHAPFRLVTVVGFPLGYGDKEVKALEAALACARGADEVDLVVHLGRARAGDFAYVEAEVRAVRRAAPRAVLKAILETGHFAPEELAALAEAAIGGGADFLKTSTGFGPRGATVEDVELLVRVARGRARVKAAGGIRDRKTALRLLQAGASRLGTSSGVALVAGEEGHGY; this is translated from the coding sequence ATGGACCTGGCCGCCCACATCGACCACACCCTCCTCAAGCCCACCGCCACCCCGGAAGAGGTCTTGAAAGCGGCGGAGGAGGCGCTGGCGCACGGCTTCTTCGGCCTCTGCATCCCCCCCTCCTACGTGGACCTGGTGCGGGAACGCTACCCCCACGCCCCTTTCCGCCTGGTGACGGTGGTGGGCTTCCCCCTGGGGTATGGGGATAAGGAGGTGAAGGCCCTCGAGGCCGCCCTGGCCTGCGCCCGGGGGGCGGACGAGGTGGACCTGGTGGTCCACCTGGGCCGGGCCCGGGCGGGGGATTTCGCCTATGTGGAGGCGGAGGTGCGGGCCGTGCGCCGGGCGGCGCCGAGGGCCGTCCTCAAAGCCATCCTGGAGACCGGCCACTTCGCCCCCGAGGAGCTGGCGGCCCTGGCCGAGGCCGCCATAGGGGGCGGGGCCGACTTCCTCAAGACCTCCACCGGCTTCGGCCCCCGGGGGGCCACGGTGGAGGACGTGGAGCTCCTGGTGCGGGTAGCCCGGGGCCGGGCAAGGGTGAAGGCGGCGGGGGGGATCCGCGACCGCAAGACCGCCCTGAGGCTTTTGCAGGCGGGGGCCAGCCGGCTCGGCACCTCCAGCGGGGTGGCCCTGGTGGCGGGCGAGGAGGGGCATGGGTACTAG
- a CDS encoding sensor histidine kinase, which translates to MASHSLYRLVRLAQGLLPPLIAGVVVLFELALLPYRQVDGLLWLRLGFYGLVGPLVTYAVLEWIAQEVLEKARAEKALEEANRRLLAAGRVFREALESENLEEAVHRIAQALRETLGYPVALETEGVHAGEACEGVRVELPGLRGYLEACSPEPERVFLEVLAHEVAGALQSVVARSRDLLTLFEVDQALKAEANLDRLLEGLVERIRAWAEAEGAGVLLLDEEGFLVPRVVRGLPLPPHPFLPEGAWRGALEGPVFAAEGTLALPLKARETVGVLVLRGKNLSRRIPFLSFLASQVALAVRNAQAYLRAEELAINEERTRIAREIHDGIAQSLAFMALKLDLAERLLAKDQEAALRALAEVKETLRGQIREVRRSIFALRPIDLERYGFLESVRRYAQAFAEQAGFRVQLSLPEGVGLSQASELVLFRVLQEALTNAAKHARPSRVEVVLEPLGERGARLRVRDNGRGFQNPEAQGLGGFGLTQMRERVEARGGRFWVRSEPGKGTEVVAEVPY; encoded by the coding sequence ATGGCTAGCCACAGCCTCTACCGCCTGGTGCGCCTGGCCCAAGGCCTCCTGCCCCCCCTGATCGCCGGGGTGGTGGTGCTCTTCGAGCTGGCCCTCCTCCCCTACCGCCAGGTGGACGGCCTCCTCTGGCTCCGCCTGGGGTTTTACGGCCTGGTGGGCCCCCTGGTCACCTACGCCGTCCTGGAGTGGATCGCCCAGGAGGTGCTGGAGAAGGCCCGGGCAGAGAAGGCCCTGGAGGAGGCCAACCGCCGCCTCCTGGCCGCGGGCCGGGTCTTCCGGGAGGCCCTGGAGAGCGAAAACCTGGAGGAGGCGGTCCACCGCATCGCCCAGGCCCTGCGGGAGACCCTGGGCTACCCCGTGGCCCTGGAGACCGAGGGGGTGCACGCGGGGGAGGCCTGCGAGGGGGTCCGGGTGGAGCTTCCGGGGCTCAGGGGGTACCTGGAGGCCTGTTCCCCGGAGCCGGAGCGGGTGTTCCTGGAGGTCCTGGCCCACGAGGTGGCGGGGGCGTTGCAGTCGGTGGTGGCCCGAAGCCGCGACCTCCTCACCCTCTTCGAGGTGGACCAGGCCCTGAAGGCCGAGGCCAACCTGGACCGGCTTTTGGAGGGGCTGGTGGAGCGGATCCGCGCCTGGGCCGAGGCCGAGGGGGCCGGCGTGCTCCTTCTGGACGAGGAGGGGTTTTTGGTGCCCCGGGTGGTGCGGGGGCTTCCCCTGCCCCCCCATCCCTTCCTGCCCGAGGGGGCCTGGAGGGGAGCCCTCGAGGGCCCGGTTTTCGCGGCCGAGGGGACCCTGGCCCTGCCCCTCAAGGCCCGGGAGACGGTGGGGGTCTTGGTCCTCCGGGGCAAAAACCTCTCTCGGCGCATCCCCTTTCTCTCCTTCCTGGCCTCGCAGGTGGCCCTGGCGGTGCGGAACGCCCAGGCCTACCTCCGGGCCGAGGAGCTCGCCATCAACGAGGAGCGCACCCGCATCGCCCGGGAAATCCACGACGGCATCGCCCAGAGCCTGGCCTTCATGGCCCTGAAGCTGGACCTGGCGGAGAGGCTTTTGGCCAAGGACCAAGAGGCCGCCCTCAGGGCCCTCGCCGAGGTGAAGGAGACCCTTAGGGGGCAGATCCGCGAGGTGCGGCGGAGCATCTTCGCCCTGAGGCCCATCGACCTGGAGCGCTACGGCTTTTTGGAGTCCGTGCGCCGCTACGCCCAGGCCTTTGCGGAGCAGGCGGGTTTCCGCGTCCAGCTTTCCCTCCCCGAGGGGGTAGGGCTTTCCCAGGCCAGCGAGCTGGTGCTCTTTCGCGTCCTGCAGGAGGCCCTCACCAACGCCGCCAAGCACGCCCGGCCCAGCCGGGTGGAGGTGGTCTTGGAGCCTTTGGGGGAGCGGGGGGCGCGGCTTAGGGTGCGGGACAACGGCCGGGGCTTCCAAAACCCCGAGGCCCAGGGCCTGGGGGGCTTCGGCCTCACCCAGATGCGGGAGCGGGTGGAGGCCCGGGGCGGGCGCTTCTGGGTGCGCTCCGAGCCGGGCAAGGGCACGGAGGTGGTGGCGGAGGTGCCCTACTGA
- a CDS encoding RNA methyltransferase, giving the protein MPRPPRVVLVEPQEPMNVGAVARAMRNFGLEELYLVNPSPRVGPPWAREAYWLAVHAAEVLDRAVAVASLEKALAGVQLVVATTGRPRELYPAPLVPVWEVPGHVRSVKGQAALVFGRETFGLTNQELDLAHLIAHIPTAPEQPSLNLAQAVVVFAYELYRAGLPNAAPGGGEELAEMGALEGFFADLERYVAEIGFADPHRLPYAMRRLRRIFHKARLSPGEVQLLRGLLHQSRYAMGRRDG; this is encoded by the coding sequence ATGCCCAGGCCCCCGCGGGTGGTGCTGGTGGAGCCCCAGGAACCCATGAACGTGGGGGCGGTGGCCCGGGCCATGCGCAACTTCGGCCTGGAGGAGCTCTACCTGGTGAACCCCTCCCCCCGGGTGGGCCCCCCTTGGGCCCGGGAAGCCTACTGGCTGGCGGTGCACGCGGCGGAGGTGCTGGACCGGGCGGTGGCGGTGGCCAGCCTGGAGAAGGCCCTGGCGGGAGTGCAGCTGGTAGTGGCCACCACCGGGAGGCCCCGGGAGCTCTACCCGGCCCCCCTGGTGCCCGTGTGGGAGGTTCCGGGGCACGTGCGCTCCGTAAAGGGCCAGGCAGCCTTGGTCTTCGGCCGGGAGACCTTCGGCCTCACCAACCAGGAGCTGGACCTGGCCCACCTCATCGCCCACATCCCCACCGCCCCCGAGCAGCCCTCCCTCAACCTGGCCCAGGCGGTGGTGGTCTTCGCCTACGAGCTCTACCGGGCGGGCCTCCCGAACGCGGCCCCGGGCGGGGGGGAGGAGCTGGCCGAGATGGGGGCCCTGGAGGGGTTCTTTGCGGATCTGGAGCGGTATGTGGCCGAGATCGGCTTTGCCGACCCCCACCGCCTCCCTTACGCCATGCGCCGCCTGCGGCGGATCTTCCACAAGGCCCGCCTCTCCCCGGGAGAGGTGCAGCTCCTGCGGGGCCTCCTGCACCAAAGCCGTTACGCCATGGGGAGAAGGGATGGCTAG
- the ychF gene encoding redox-regulated ATPase YchF, with protein MLGVGIVGLPNVGKSTLFNALTRANALAANYPFATIDKNVGVVPLRDERLYALQRVFAKGERVPPVVPTHVEFVDIAGLVRGAHRGEGLGNQFLAHIREVAAIAHVLRCFPDPQVVHVMGRVDPLEDAEVVETELLLADLAALERRLERLRKEARAGRELLPLLEAAEALQAHLQGGRPARAFPPSEEVRRFLREVPLLTAKPVIYVANVAEADLPEGEGNPHVQAVREKARAEGAEVVVVSARLEAELAELPPEEAGELLAAYGLEESGLQRLARAGYRALGLQTFFTAGEKEVRAWTVRRGARAPEAAGEIHSDMERGFIRAEVIPWEKLVEAGGWARARERGWVRLEGKEYEVQDGDVLHILFSV; from the coding sequence ATGCTGGGAGTAGGCATTGTCGGTCTGCCCAACGTGGGCAAATCCACCCTCTTCAACGCCCTCACCCGGGCGAACGCCCTCGCGGCCAACTACCCCTTCGCCACCATCGACAAGAACGTGGGGGTGGTGCCCCTTAGGGACGAGAGGCTTTACGCCCTGCAGCGGGTTTTCGCCAAGGGGGAGCGGGTGCCCCCCGTGGTCCCCACCCACGTGGAGTTCGTGGACATCGCCGGCCTGGTGCGAGGGGCCCACCGGGGGGAGGGCCTGGGCAACCAGTTCCTGGCCCACATCCGGGAGGTGGCGGCCATCGCCCACGTCCTCCGCTGCTTCCCCGACCCCCAGGTGGTGCACGTGATGGGCCGGGTGGACCCCCTGGAGGATGCGGAGGTGGTGGAGACCGAGCTCCTCCTGGCGGACCTCGCCGCCTTGGAAAGGCGCCTGGAGCGCCTCCGCAAGGAGGCCCGGGCGGGCCGGGAGCTTCTCCCCCTCCTGGAGGCGGCGGAGGCCCTCCAGGCCCACCTGCAAGGGGGCAGGCCCGCCCGCGCTTTCCCCCCTTCGGAGGAGGTCCGCCGCTTCCTCAGGGAAGTCCCCCTCCTCACCGCCAAGCCCGTGATCTACGTGGCCAACGTGGCCGAGGCGGACCTGCCCGAGGGGGAGGGGAACCCCCACGTCCAGGCGGTGCGGGAGAAGGCCCGGGCCGAGGGGGCGGAGGTGGTGGTGGTTTCCGCCCGGCTGGAGGCGGAGCTGGCCGAGCTTCCCCCGGAGGAGGCGGGGGAGCTCTTGGCCGCCTACGGCCTCGAGGAGAGCGGTCTGCAACGCCTGGCCCGGGCCGGCTACCGGGCCTTGGGCCTCCAGACCTTCTTCACCGCCGGGGAGAAGGAGGTCCGGGCCTGGACCGTGCGCCGGGGGGCCAGGGCCCCCGAGGCCGCGGGGGAGATCCACTCCGACATGGAGCGGGGCTTCATCCGCGCCGAGGTCATCCCCTGGGAAAAGCTGGTGGAGGCCGGGGGGTGGGCCAGGGCCAGGGAGCGGGGCTGGGTGCGCCTGGAGGGCAAGGAGTACGAGGTGCAGGACGGGGACGTGCTCCACATCCTCTTCAGCGTCTGA
- a CDS encoding phospholipase D-like domain-containing protein: protein MGTRRRRRQATLGGLPGYLVLLVLLLLWAYQELRPGPPLPEPEPAAGEAEVYFMPQEGEAARARLVALVEGAEASLEGAFYEFRDLEVARALLRAQEKGVRVRLYGESDFRQDFRRYLVGALLGQRGETPRVPQAALRDQIRPLSFDCEEVARIPVCFDEREGFMHHKFLVADGKAVWTGSANLSGNAFARNHENSLLLLSPTLAEGFRREFEALFRGEKEGLGQPVPFRLAEPEAQGMAYFSPRGGEATRQAILERLREAREEVLVAAFVLSDREVVRALGAARERGVRVRVLLETRNLRDSRHQDLLALGVEVRQDGNPYTMHHKVMVVDGAWVITGSYNFSLRAWQTNNENLLVFWSPKLAARYREEVLRLWEEGRPL, encoded by the coding sequence ATGGGTACTAGGAGGCGGAGGCGCCAGGCCACCCTAGGCGGGCTCCCGGGCTACCTGGTCCTCCTCGTCCTTCTCCTCCTTTGGGCCTACCAGGAGCTGCGCCCCGGTCCCCCGCTTCCCGAGCCGGAACCCGCGGCCGGGGAGGCGGAAGTCTACTTCATGCCCCAGGAGGGGGAGGCCGCCCGGGCCCGCCTGGTGGCCCTGGTGGAGGGGGCGGAGGCCAGCCTGGAGGGGGCCTTCTACGAGTTCCGCGACCTGGAGGTGGCCCGGGCCCTCCTGCGGGCCCAAGAAAAGGGGGTAAGGGTGCGGCTTTACGGGGAGAGCGACTTCCGCCAGGACTTCCGCCGCTACCTGGTGGGGGCCCTCCTGGGCCAGCGGGGGGAAACGCCCCGGGTGCCCCAGGCGGCCCTCCGGGACCAGATCCGGCCCCTCTCCTTCGACTGCGAGGAGGTCGCCCGCATCCCCGTCTGCTTCGACGAGCGGGAGGGGTTCATGCACCACAAGTTCCTGGTGGCGGACGGAAAGGCGGTCTGGACGGGGAGCGCCAACCTGAGCGGGAACGCCTTCGCCCGCAACCACGAAAACAGCCTCCTCCTCCTCTCCCCCACCCTGGCCGAGGGCTTCCGCCGGGAGTTCGAGGCCCTCTTCCGGGGGGAGAAGGAGGGCCTGGGGCAGCCCGTCCCCTTCCGCCTGGCCGAACCGGAGGCCCAGGGAATGGCCTACTTCAGCCCCCGGGGAGGGGAGGCCACGCGGCAGGCCATCTTGGAAAGGCTGCGGGAGGCCCGGGAGGAGGTCCTGGTGGCCGCCTTCGTCCTAAGCGACCGGGAGGTGGTGCGGGCCCTGGGGGCAGCCCGGGAGCGGGGGGTGCGGGTGCGGGTGCTCCTGGAGACCCGCAACCTGCGGGACAGCCGCCACCAGGACCTCCTGGCCCTGGGGGTGGAGGTGCGCCAGGACGGCAACCCCTATACCATGCACCATAAGGTGATGGTGGTGGACGGCGCCTGGGTGATTACCGGAAGCTACAACTTCTCCCTGCGCGCGTGGCAGACAAACAACGAAAACCTCCTGGTCTTCTGGAGCCCCAAGCTGGCGGCCCGTTACCGGGAGGAGGTGCTGCGGCTGTGGGAGGAGGGACGCCCCCTTTAG
- a CDS encoding response regulator, with translation MAADYPGLLLLSRNEALRAYIDLVLSERGLPLRYFDSAREGLFWLLDHTPRYILLDEELDVDPFAAAARIKHVKRLKAIPLAVLIAPSEKLRTTAEVVRVVPLEKPLTREKLFRFLGMGGELG, from the coding sequence GTGGCGGCGGATTATCCGGGTTTGCTCCTATTAAGCCGCAACGAGGCGCTCAGGGCCTACATAGACCTGGTGCTCTCGGAAAGGGGCCTGCCCCTCCGCTACTTTGACTCCGCCCGGGAAGGCCTCTTCTGGCTCCTGGACCACACCCCCCGCTACATCCTGCTGGACGAGGAGCTGGACGTGGACCCTTTCGCCGCCGCCGCCCGCATCAAGCACGTGAAGCGCCTCAAGGCGATCCCTCTGGCCGTGTTGATCGCCCCTTCGGAAAAGCTCCGCACCACGGCGGAGGTGGTGCGGGTGGTGCCCCTGGAAAAGCCCCTCACCCGGGAGAAGCTCTTCCGCTTCCTGGGGATGGGTGGGGAACTTGGGTAA
- a CDS encoding RodZ domain-containing protein has translation MCELGERLRQAREAKGLSLKQAAQRLALRAKVLEALEGCRFQELPEPALARGYLRRYALLLGLDPEPLLALYPERRPDGPFPPPPPPRRPVWPWLLLALPLLLGYGAYLLLRPEPAQVVSLPPEPPPEPPPRHALRVESEPPGARVYLDGFYLGQTPLASPPLEGGRRVVRLELPGYAPLEGEVVLDRDLALSYRLTPRPGAEGTREAPPPAQLVLRLEGRSWLRVMQGERRLYEGIPEVGSELRFDLPVEVRAGNPGAVRVFLGGEDLGPFGQPGIPLTRRFEAP, from the coding sequence GTGTGCGAGCTGGGGGAAAGGCTCCGCCAGGCGCGGGAGGCGAAGGGGCTGAGCCTGAAGCAGGCTGCCCAGCGGCTGGCCCTCAGGGCTAAGGTCCTCGAGGCCCTGGAGGGGTGCCGCTTCCAGGAGCTGCCCGAACCCGCCCTGGCCCGAGGGTACCTGCGCCGCTACGCCCTCCTCCTGGGCCTGGACCCCGAGCCCCTCCTGGCCCTCTACCCCGAGCGGCGCCCGGACGGCCCCTTCCCGCCCCCACCTCCCCCGAGGCGGCCCGTCTGGCCCTGGCTCCTCCTGGCCCTTCCCCTCCTCCTGGGGTACGGGGCCTACCTCCTCCTCCGGCCGGAGCCCGCCCAGGTGGTGAGCCTACCCCCGGAACCCCCCCCCGAACCCCCTCCCCGCCACGCCCTGCGGGTGGAAAGCGAACCCCCCGGGGCCCGGGTCTACCTGGACGGTTTCTACCTGGGCCAGACGCCCCTGGCCTCCCCTCCCCTGGAAGGGGGGAGGCGGGTGGTCCGCCTGGAGCTCCCCGGCTACGCTCCCCTGGAGGGAGAGGTGGTTCTGGACCGGGACCTGGCCCTGAGCTACCGCCTCACCCCCAGGCCCGGCGCGGAAGGGACCCGGGAGGCACCCCCCCCAGCCCAGCTGGTCCTGCGCCTGGAGGGCCGGAGCTGGTTGAGGGTGATGCAGGGGGAGAGGCGGCTTTACGAGGGCATCCCCGAGGTGGGGAGCGAACTCCGCTTCGACCTGCCGGTGGAGGTGCGGGCGGGGAACCCAGGGGCGGTCCGGGTCTTCCTGGGGGGGGAGGACCTGGGGCCCTTCGGCCAGCCGGGCATCCCCCTCACCCGCCGCTTCGAGGCCCCCTAG